In one Pseudomonas tensinigenes genomic region, the following are encoded:
- a CDS encoding mercuric transport protein MerT, translating to MSEPQNGRGALFAGGLAAILASTCCLGPLVLVALGFSGAWIGNLTVLEPYRPLFIGAALVALFFAWKRIYRPVQACKPGEVCAIPQVRATYKLIFWIVAVLVLVALGFPYVVPFFY from the coding sequence ATGTCTGAACCACAAAACGGGCGCGGTGCGCTCTTCGCCGGCGGGCTGGCCGCCATTCTTGCATCGACCTGCTGCCTGGGGCCGCTAGTACTGGTCGCCCTGGGCTTCTCCGGTGCTTGGATCGGCAACCTGACGGTGCTGGAACCCTATCGACCGTTGTTCATCGGCGCGGCGCTAGTGGCGCTGTTCTTCGCCTGGAAGCGGATTTACCGGCCCGTGCAGGCATGCAAGCCAGGTGAGGTCTGCGCGATTCCGCAGGTGCGCGCCACCTACAAGCTGATTTTCTGGATCGTGGCCGTGCTGGTCCTGGTCGCGCTTGGATTTCCCTATGTCGTTCCATTTTTCTATTAA
- the merP gene encoding mercury resistance system periplasmic binding protein MerP, whose amino-acid sequence MKKLFASLALAAAVAPVWAATQTVTLAVPGMTCATCPITIKKALSKVDGVSKTEVDFSTKLAVVTFDDAKTNVQALSKATTDVGYPSELKK is encoded by the coding sequence ATGAAGAAACTGTTTGCCTCCCTTGCCCTCGCCGCCGCTGTTGCCCCGGTGTGGGCCGCCACGCAGACGGTCACCTTGGCCGTTCCTGGCATGACCTGCGCGACTTGTCCTATCACCATTAAAAAGGCCTTGAGCAAGGTCGACGGTGTTAGCAAGACCGAGGTCGACTTCTCAACCAAGCTTGCCGTCGTAACGTTTGACGATGCGAAGACCAACGTCCAGGCGCTTAGCAAGGCGACGACGGATGTAGGCTACCCATCTGAGCTGAAGAAGTAA